The region TTCAGGAGAGGTTCAAGATTACATTCAAGGAGAGAATGTAGCCATAGTGACATTCATGAAGTGAAGCAACTGCCAACATTGTAAGAGAGGTGTAGTCGGGGCTGTCATACCATGTAAATCAGTGAGCTACTCTTTGTAGAGTTGCTACGAAATTTATGTTAATTTCCTGCGGATGAATAAGTTCCTAATATTGTTTTAATGAATTTCTATTTCGTGTTGTCTAGACTTAGCAATGTGGACATATCTAATTTTATTGTGGAAAGCACCACAACTTTTGCCTGGAACAAAACAAGGTATTTGGGTGAGACTGTAAGCACCTAAAtgatttttgtttgattcttttttgAGTTTCCAGTTATCCTCTATTTCTTTGCTTCATTTTTACTGGTTTTGAAGTATTTGTTACTAATAACTTTTGCTGTTATTTTCCTTTCATGAGTTTGTATTTGTTTCTATTGCTGATCGGCCGGCCTCTTTTTTTATACAAACATATAATTTCAGAGTACTTATCTATTAGGACATCCTTAGATTCATCTTTGTACAACTTTATACATGGTAATCCCATctcccgtcgcaacgcacgggcaatttttCTAGTATTTCTCAAACCATTTATTTACCCGGGCATGTCTAGTGCATATCCATGGCACGCCTCCACGCAAATAACACAATCGCCAACATGCAATGCACCCGGCCGGTTCGGTGGAGACGGCGTACGTCGGCCCATCACTTGCCGGCGAACCCTGAGAAGAAGCGGTTGATGGCGGGGAAGACCTCCGGGCGGTGCGCGCTGACGAAGCGGCGGAAGGCGTGCTGGCTGTACCTCTCGCCCTCCTCCGCGTTCTCCAGCACCGCGCTCTGCCGGTTGCTCTTGCTCACCCTAAACAAGAGAGCAAAACAGTTAACCATATGCATGCATCGAAATGATCCGATCGATCGGGGTAGCTTGGAGACCTCACCTGACGTCTGGGTTGAGGAAGACGTTCCGGGTGAGCTGGAAGACGCACATCCCCGTCACCAGCGACATCGCGCCGATCAGCGGGTAAACCTGCAGCACCAGAATTTTGTTAATTAACGCATGCAAGATACAAAAACATGCTGAAGCAATACTATAGCACTAATTATTGACAAGGCAAAAATGTGCATACAAAAACAGAGCACACCAAATTCACAAGAACCATGACAAAATTTCATGTGAGTAAAACGATCTTGCACGTACATCTGGCTTCAACCAACGGCCCATGTCGTCGCCTGGCCTAGCGTTGCGCTTCGCGATGATCTAAACTCTGGAAGACACTGCTGCTATCACCTTTTCTCCTGTGTT is a window of Triticum dicoccoides isolate Atlit2015 ecotype Zavitan chromosome 2B, WEW_v2.0, whole genome shotgun sequence DNA encoding:
- the LOC119367529 gene encoding uncharacterized protein LOC119367529, whose amino-acid sequence is MGRWLKPDVYPLIGAMSLVTGMCVFQLTRNVFLNPDVRVSKSNRQSAVLENAEEGERYSQHAFRRFVSAHRPEVFPAINRFFSGFAGK